The following coding sequences are from one Paenibacillus tundrae window:
- a CDS encoding Rrf2 family transcriptional regulator, with protein MKQISSRFSIAVHTLSLIAVVPTECTGDFIARSVNTNPVIIRRIMSTLKKAGLIDVRPGVGGAYLLKPPAEITLLDIYHALDVVEDGQLFNFHKHPNPACSVGSMIEHTLRAELVEAQLAMEERLKRVTIQQLMDQVQPDE; from the coding sequence ATGAAACAAATCAGCAGTCGTTTCTCCATTGCAGTTCATACATTATCTCTGATTGCCGTTGTACCTACAGAGTGCACCGGAGATTTTATAGCTAGAAGTGTCAATACCAATCCCGTCATCATTCGCCGGATCATGTCCACGCTGAAGAAAGCAGGCTTGATTGATGTCAGACCTGGCGTTGGTGGTGCGTATCTGCTCAAGCCGCCTGCGGAGATCACGTTGTTGGATATCTATCATGCGCTCGATGTCGTGGAGGATGGTCAGCTGTTTAACTTTCACAAACATCCGAATCCAGCCTGTTCGGTAGGTAGCATGATTGAGCATACATTGCGTGCCGAACTGGTAGAGGCTCAGCTTGCCATGGAGGAACGGTTGAAGCGTGTTACGATTCAGCAGTTGATGGATCAAGTTCAACCAGATGAATAG